In Hyalangium gracile, the genomic window CCACCGGCAAGCTGGTGCGGCCCGAGGTGGTGCTGCGCGACGTGGGCTCCGGCGAGGACGAGCTGGCCAACCACGCCCTGGTGGACATGAAGGTGGAGCCCGCCATGCAGGCCGGCCCCCGCGCCTTCCAGTTCACCTTCACGGTGAAGAACTACAGCCAGACGCCCCTCAAGGACCTGGAGGCGGCGGTGCGCACGGGCGAGTCCACCCTGGCCAAGGGCTTCGTGGACGTGCCCGCCAACGGCACCGCGCAGAAGACGCTCACGGTGCGCTTCCCGCAGGGTGGCATCGCTCAGGGCGCGGTGACGCTCGCGCCGGATGCGCTGCCCGAGGACGACCGGCGGCCCTTCGTGCTGCCCGTGCCGCGGGCGCTCAAGTCGCTGGTCATCAACGGCTCGCCGCACGCCACGCGCTACCGGGACGAGGCCTTCTTCGTGGAGGCCGCCCTGTCCGCGCCGGGCTCGCCGGTGGAGGTGTCCGTGCGCGACACGGACGCGGGCATGCGCGAGGACTTCTCCGCGTATGACCTGGTGCTGATGCTCAACGTGCCCGCCCCGAGCAAGGAGGACGCGGAGCGGCTGAGCGCCTTCGTCCAGGCCGGTGGTGGCCTCTTCGTCAGCATGGGCGACCGGGTGGAGCCCGTGGGCTACAACCGGCAGCTCGGTCCGCTGCTGCCTCGGGCGCTGCGGGATGTGCGCACCAGCGTGGAGCGCGACGACCCGGAGGCGGACACCCGCTCGGCGAAGCTGGCGCAGGTGCAGGTGGAGCACCCGCTGTTCACCCCCTTCACCGGCCGCGCCGAGGAGGGGCTCGTGGGCGCCCGCTTCTACCGCTACATGCTGCTGGAGGCGGACAATCCCGGCGGCGCCGGCCCCAGCCAGGTGCTGGCCACCTACGAGGATGGCGCGCCGGCGGTGGCGGTGGCCCGGCGAGGCAAGGGGCGCGTGGCCCTCTTCACCAGCACGGTGGACCGCGACTGGAGCGACTTCTCCATCCGCACCAGCTTCCTGCCGCTCATGCAGCGCTTCGCCGCGTACCTCACCGGCTCGCTGGAGGAGCGCGAGGAGCAGCGCGTGCGGGTGGGCGAGACGGTGACGCTGCGGCCCGAGGTGGGGCAGACCCTCTCCGGCGTGCGCGCCCCGGACGGCACGGAGCTGCCGGTGAAGACGCAGCAGGACGGCACGGTGGTCGTGGGTCCCGTCCTCGAGCCGGGCATCCACGCCGTGCTGGGCGCCGAGGGCAAGCCGCTCCAGGCGCTCGACTTCCCCGTGACGCTGGATCCGGCCGAGAGCGATCTCACGCGCGTCCCCTCCGACACGCTCACCGCCTACTTCGGCGAGGAGACGGTGAAGGCCTCCAGCAGCGACGCCGAGCGCCCGAAGGTGCCGCTGTGGACGTGGCTCATCGTCGCCGCCTGTGCCGCCTTCTTCCTCGAGGGCACGCTGCTGCGAAAGTAGACGGAGGGGCTTCCCCAACAAATTGAGCGCTGGGGGCGCCGGAGATGTTATGCCCCTGGGCTGGAGTCCCGTCTCGTGTCGACGCGCGAAGCCCCAGGTCCAGCTGCCTCTCGGGCCGACCCTCCCGCCACTCGGGGAGAGCCGCCGCTCGAGCCTGCTCCGGGTTCGGAGTCCGGGCATGGGCGGCTTCGCCAGCTCGCGAAGTCCCCGCTCGGACGCTATGGCCTGGCCGTCCTGAGCACCGCGGTGGCACTGCTCATCCAGTTCGCCCTGGGTCCGCTCATCCATCCCACGCCCTTCCTGCTGTTCGTCAGCGCGGTGGTGCTGTCCGGCTGGTGGGGCGGCGGTGGGCCGGGGCTGCTGGCCGTCGGCCTCTCCATGCTGGCGGTCGACTACTTCTTCCTCCCGCCCGTCCGCTCGTTCTCGCTCGAGACGGGCCCGGCGGTGTCGCTCACGCTCTTCGCCCTGGTGGGCGCCGTCATCACCCGGGTGAACGTGTCGCTGAGACGCACGAACGCCGAGCGGGCCCGGCTGCTGGAGCGCGAGCGGCTGGCCCGGCGCGAGGCGGAGGCCGAGTGGGGCCGCCTGCAGGATCTGTTCATGCACGCGCCCGCCCAGATCGCCCTGTTCCGCGGGCCGGAGCACGTCTACATCCTGTCCAACCCCCTGAACAACGCGTCGCTGGGCCAGCGCCAGGTGCTGGGCAAGCCGGTCCGCGAGGCGCTCCCCGAGCTGGTGGACCAGGGAATCATCACGCTGCTCGATCGCGTCTACACGACGGGCGAGCCCTTCATGGGCCATGAGCACTCCGTGACGATCGCCGGGCCCGACGGGACGGAGCGGGAGTTCTTCCTCAACTTCGTCTATCAGCCCACGCGGGATGGCCAGGGCCGCATCGACGGCGTCGCCAGCTTCGCCTTCGACGTCACGTCCTCCGTGCGCGCGCGGCAGCAGGCGGAGGCGCTTGCCCGCGAGCTGCAGCGTGGCGAGGAGCGCTACCGGACCTTCGTGAGCAAGAGCACCGAGGGCATCTACCGCATCGATCCCACCCCGCCCATCCCCGTCTCCCTGCCCAAGGAAGAGCAGATCCAGCGCATGTTCCGGGACTCGCGCATCGTCGAGTGCAACGACGCCATGGCCCGGATGTACGGCATCGACAGCGCGGCGGAGCTCCAGGGCACCCGTCTGGACCACGTGCTGGTACCCGAGGATCCCCGCAACACCGAGTTCCTGCGCGCCTTCATCCAGAGCGGCTACCGCATCGAGAACGCGGAGTCCCGGGAGGTGGCCCGGGACGGCACGCCTCGGGCCTTCCTCAACAACATGGTGGGCATCGTCCAGGATGGGCTCCTGCTGGGGGCGTGGGGCACCCAGCGGGACGTGACGCAGCAGCGCCGCGCCGAGGAGGAGCTGCGGCGCGCGGAGGCGAACTCGCGCTTCCTCTCCGAGGCGAGCGCCGCGCTGGCCTCGTCCCTGGACTACGAGTCCACCTTGCGCAACGTGGCCCGGCTCGCCGTGCCGACGCTGGCGGACTGGTGCCTGGTGGACCTGGTGCAGCCCGATGGGACGCTCCAGCGGATGGAGACCGTGAGCTCCTCGCCCGAGGACGCGGGGCTCCTCCAGGAGGTGCGCCAGCTCGGGATGGCCCAGCAGGTCGACCTCCGGTCTCCCGCGGCCCAGGCCCTCATGAGTGGCCGGTCGGTCCTGCTCTCGAACGTCACTCCCGAGCTCATCCGGCAGAGCGCGCGCAGCGAGGAGCACGCCCAGCTGATGCTCCGCATCGGCGTCCTCTCGTTCATCCTGGTGCCGCTGGTGGTGCGAGGACGCGCGCTGGGGCTGCTCAGCTTCTTCACCTCCCACTCCGGCCGGAGCTACACGGACGGGGACCTGGAGCTGCTGGAGGACCTCGCGCGGCGCGCCGCCCTCTCCGTCGAGAACGCGCGGCTGTATCGGGACGCCCAGGAGGCCATCCGCCTGCGCGACGAGTTCCTCTCCATCGCCAGCCACGAGCTGAAGACGCCCCTCACCCCGCTGAGCCTGAAGCTGCACATGCTCGCGCGCACCGCGCGGCAGCAGCCCGACTCTCCCTTCCGCAAGGCGGTGGAGGACTACATCACCGTCGGCTCCCGCCAGGTGAAGAAGCTGTCGGAGCTCGTGAGCGATCTGCTCGACGTGGCCCGCATCGGCGGCGGGCGGCTCCGCCTGGAGCTCGAGGAGATGGAGCTGGGGGCGCTCGTGCGCGAGGTCGTCGCGCGCCACGAGCCCGAGGCGGCCCGCAGCGGCTCGACGCTCGTGCTGGAGGGACAGGCGTCCGTGAGCGGGCGCTGGGACCGGCTCCGCCTGGAGCAGGTCATCACCAACCTGGTCGACAATGCCATCAAGTATGGCGCGGGAAAGCCCATCCGCCTGTGGCTCGAGGCGGACGCGGGCCGGGCCATCCTGCGCGTGAAGGACGAAGGCATCGGCATCGCGCCCGAGAGCCTGTCGCGCATCTTCGAGCGCTTCGAGCGCGCCGTGTCCGACCGGCACTATGGAGGCCTGGGCCTGGGCCTCTACATCACCCGCACCATCGTGGAGGCCATGGGCGGCACCATCCAGGTCGAGAGCACGCTCGGCCAGGGCGCCACGTTCACCGTGGTGCTGCCCCGCTCACCGCGCGAGGCCGCGCCGCCCCCGTCCGCGAGCTGACGGCGGCAGGGCGCTGGGGCTCAGGGCTCCTCGGTGGAGCCTCCCGAGCCGGCGCCCGCATTCCGGGACACGTAGGTGACCACGGGGCTGGCGCCCCGCCCCTGGCGCGGAGGACGGCCTCCTCGAGGCCCCTGGCCCTCACCGTGGCGCGGCGCGCCCTCGGGACGCTGGCCCCTGGGAGGGCGGGGCTCGTGGCCGCGCGGAGGACGATCTCCTCCTCGCGGGCTCTGCCCTTCGGCCGCGGCCGGCGCGTGCCCGGAGTGCTGCGCGTGTCCGCCGTGCGGAGCGTGCCCCCCCTGCGGAGCGCGTCCGCCGTGTCGGGGGTTCCGGCCATTGGGAGCGTGTCCACCGTGCCGGGGATGCCCGCCGCCCTGGCCGCCCTGCTGAGCGGGAGCGCCGTGTGGAGCCTGTCCACCCTGCTGCGCCTGCCCCGCCTGTTGAGGATGGCCGCCCTGCTGGCCAGCCCCTCCCTGCTGCGCCGGGCCGCCATGGCGAGGAGGACCGCCGCGGTGCGAGCCCTGGCCTCCACCCGCGTGGGGAGGACGCCCACCCTGCGAGTGTCCCGGCCTCCCGCCTCCATGGGAACGCCCGGAGGAGCCACCGCCCCGGGGACCGCCTCCCGGGCCGCCCCGGTGCGGACGATCACCGCCGCGCCCGTTGTTGCGCGCGAGCTGGGCCACCTTGGGCCGCTCGCCGCCGCCCTGGCGTAGCAGCGCGAACTCGTCCTCGACCTCGGGCGCCGCCGCCGCGGGAGGTGCCTCCTGGGCCGGAGCGAACTGCCGGTCCCGGGGAGGGAAGGGCCTTCCACCCTCTCCGTGGGGTCTGCCGCCGTGACGGCCCCCACCCCGTGGCCCCCGTGCCTCCGGCACGAAGCGGCCGGTCGGCTCGAAGTCCGGCGTCAGCTCGCGGCGCACGTACGCCTTCCAGATCTCCGCCGCGTCCCCCGCGCGCCCCATCAGGCTCGGTTCATAGCTGGCGAAGAAGAGGCGCAGGTTCTCCAAGTCCCGCCGGAAGAAGAACTCCGCGCGGCTGTTGGCCGCCGCGGCGACCGTCTGCGGAAAGTCGATGATGGTGGGGCCGTTGGCGCCGAGCAGGATGTTGTAGCCGCTCAGGTCGCCGTGGATGAGATCGCAGCAGAGCATCTTCACCGCCTGCTGCCGGAGGTCCCGGTAGAACTCCGCCGCCAGCTCCGGCGTGAACACCGCGTCCACCAGGCGCGGCGCGGGCTGGCCCTCCGCGTCCACCACCAGCTCCATCAGCAGCACGCCCTCGTAGAACATCACCGGCGCGGGCACGCGCACGCCAGCCGTGTGCAGCTTGCCGA contains:
- a CDS encoding BatA domain-containing protein, with product MTFGNPLMLWGALGALIPLLVHLFDRRRPRPHPFPPMAFVLRSQKRTASRLKLKRLLLYALRTLILLAIPVALARPELRQDAQASAVAKGPAATAVVLDASLSMRWADGTPLFERGRDEARDALKDLQADEPSTVLVCTSTPAAPPPLGFDRARLRAIIDEAKPTYGTADLSRCMDMAARALEENPTPGKRLVLVSDMAATGFRLEAPAPTVKDPTGKLVRPEVVLRDVGSGEDELANHALVDMKVEPAMQAGPRAFQFTFTVKNYSQTPLKDLEAAVRTGESTLAKGFVDVPANGTAQKTLTVRFPQGGIAQGAVTLAPDALPEDDRRPFVLPVPRALKSLVINGSPHATRYRDEAFFVEAALSAPGSPVEVSVRDTDAGMREDFSAYDLVLMLNVPAPSKEDAERLSAFVQAGGGLFVSMGDRVEPVGYNRQLGPLLPRALRDVRTSVERDDPEADTRSAKLAQVQVEHPLFTPFTGRAEEGLVGARFYRYMLLEADNPGGAGPSQVLATYEDGAPAVAVARRGKGRVALFTSTVDRDWSDFSIRTSFLPLMQRFAAYLTGSLEEREEQRVRVGETVTLRPEVGQTLSGVRAPDGTELPVKTQQDGTVVVGPVLEPGIHAVLGAEGKPLQALDFPVTLDPAESDLTRVPSDTLTAYFGEETVKASSSDAERPKVPLWTWLIVAACAAFFLEGTLLRK
- a CDS encoding ATP-binding protein; translation: MSTREAPGPAASRADPPATRGEPPLEPAPGSESGHGRLRQLAKSPLGRYGLAVLSTAVALLIQFALGPLIHPTPFLLFVSAVVLSGWWGGGGPGLLAVGLSMLAVDYFFLPPVRSFSLETGPAVSLTLFALVGAVITRVNVSLRRTNAERARLLERERLARREAEAEWGRLQDLFMHAPAQIALFRGPEHVYILSNPLNNASLGQRQVLGKPVREALPELVDQGIITLLDRVYTTGEPFMGHEHSVTIAGPDGTEREFFLNFVYQPTRDGQGRIDGVASFAFDVTSSVRARQQAEALARELQRGEERYRTFVSKSTEGIYRIDPTPPIPVSLPKEEQIQRMFRDSRIVECNDAMARMYGIDSAAELQGTRLDHVLVPEDPRNTEFLRAFIQSGYRIENAESREVARDGTPRAFLNNMVGIVQDGLLLGAWGTQRDVTQQRRAEEELRRAEANSRFLSEASAALASSLDYESTLRNVARLAVPTLADWCLVDLVQPDGTLQRMETVSSSPEDAGLLQEVRQLGMAQQVDLRSPAAQALMSGRSVLLSNVTPELIRQSARSEEHAQLMLRIGVLSFILVPLVVRGRALGLLSFFTSHSGRSYTDGDLELLEDLARRAALSVENARLYRDAQEAIRLRDEFLSIASHELKTPLTPLSLKLHMLARTARQQPDSPFRKAVEDYITVGSRQVKKLSELVSDLLDVARIGGGRLRLELEEMELGALVREVVARHEPEAARSGSTLVLEGQASVSGRWDRLRLEQVITNLVDNAIKYGAGKPIRLWLEADAGRAILRVKDEGIGIAPESLSRIFERFERAVSDRHYGGLGLGLYITRTIVEAMGGTIQVESTLGQGATFTVVLPRSPREAAPPPSAS
- a CDS encoding RIO1 family regulatory kinase/ATPase domain-containing protein, coding for MHAALEVLLADGVIDEVVARLKSGKEADVYIVTHGGQYVAAKIYKERTQRNFKNNAGYKEGRLVRNSRTRRAMEKGSRFGQEAEEEAWKTAESEVLGKLHTAGVRVPAPVMFYEGVLLMELVVDAEGQPAPRLVDAVFTPELAAEFYRDLRQQAVKMLCCDLIHGDLSGYNILLGANGPTIIDFPQTVAAAANSRAEFFFRRDLENLRLFFASYEPSLMGRAGDAAEIWKAYVRRELTPDFEPTGRFVPEARGPRGGGRHGGRPHGEGGRPFPPRDRQFAPAQEAPPAAAAPEVEDEFALLRQGGGERPKVAQLARNNGRGGDRPHRGGPGGGPRGGGSSGRSHGGGRPGHSQGGRPPHAGGGQGSHRGGPPRHGGPAQQGGAGQQGGHPQQAGQAQQGGQAPHGAPAQQGGQGGGHPRHGGHAPNGRNPRHGGRAPQGGHAPHGGHAQHSGHAPAAAEGQSPRGGDRPPRGHEPRPPRGQRPEGAPRHGEGQGPRGGRPPRQGRGASPVVTYVSRNAGAGSGGSTEEP